From the Montipora capricornis isolate CH-2021 chromosome 2, ASM3666992v2, whole genome shotgun sequence genome, one window contains:
- the LOC138034124 gene encoding uncharacterized protein: protein MCKETLNHICDELAPEISRQNTRFRRAIPTRQRVAVALWRLATNVEYRTISHLFGIGRSTACGIVHDVCRAIVQTLLPIYIQLPQGERLDETIRGFERIKRFPQVGGVIDGCHIPIIAPEEHHEDYHNRKGYHSIILQGVVDPKYCFTDVFIGWPGRVHDASVLANSPLYGLGQNGTLFPPDKTEVINGVTIPVVIIGDAAYPLLEWLMKLYADDGRLTPSQRAFNNNLSSTRMAVEIAFGRLKGRWRILLKRLDMKTQNVPLAVGACCTLHNICEIHGEAFDDNWWPNDNDDDDNLDDDGDGGVAVAALHPAVAMRNAISLNF from the coding sequence ATGTGTAAGGAAACCTTAAACCACATTTGCGatgagcttgctcctgaaatatctcggcaaaatacAAGATTTCGGAGAGCTATACCTACGCGCCAAAGGGTTGCTGTTGCACTATGGAGGCTTGCCACAAATGTAGAGTATCGAACAATCAGCCACTTATTTGGCATTGGAAGATCTACGGCTTGTGGTATTGTGCACGATGTTTGTAGAGCCATTGTTCAAACTCTTCTTCCAATATACATTCAACTGCCCCAAGGAGAGCGCCTTGATGAAACTATTCGTGGCTTTGAGAGAATTAAGAGATTTCCTCAAGTTGGTGGAGTAATCGATGGTTGTCATATTCCTATCATAGCCCCGGAGGAACATCATGAAGATTACCACAACAGAAAGGGGTACCATTCAATTATCTTACAAGGTGTTGTGGATCCAAAATACTGTTTTACCGATGTATTCATTGGTTGGCCTGGACGAGTACATGATGCTAGTGTGCTGGCGAATTCTCCCCTTTACGGTCTTGGCCAAAATGGAACTCTTTTTCCACCCGACAAAACTGAAGTCATAAATGGTGTAACGATTCCTGTTGTCATAATTGGCGATGCAGCGTATCCTTTACTGGAATGGCTCATGAAACTGTATGCAGATGATGGCCGGCTGACCCCAAGTCAGAGAGCCTTCAATAACAACCTAAGCAGCACCCGAATGGCCGTGGAAATTGCATTTGGGCGACTCAAAGGACGCTGGAGGATTTTGCTTAAGCGCCTAGACATGAAAACACAGAATGTACCATTGGCAGTGGGCGCATGTTGTACCCTTCACAACATTTGTGAGATTCACGGTGAGGCATTTGATGACAACTGGTGGccaaatgataatgatgatgatgacaatttgGATGATGATGGGGATGGTGGTGTAGCAGTTGCAGCCCTCCATCCAGCAGTAGCAATGCGAAATGCCATCTCTTTAAACTTTTGA
- the LOC138034140 gene encoding uncharacterized protein: MAASGVSLVAGKTQNWGFVETKTLICLWAEEDIQRQLASMGRKKNIWEGIAMKLQESGYSRSGDQCKTRMHNLQQKYKKVKTLNNTSGQGKNSFPFYEEIDKVLGHKPSINPLSTLSSAAGGSSSSSDNTLDALETESVLSSVDGLDEENFLCEDVTAEDVSVNISEDDDAPTPLTSQKKSEPEEKSKNKADKKRKQPKSTSADRKRKQPKSTSADKMESFMGKFFEIQQESERRFLESEERRSKQEAEQEEKRRRFEAEQDEKQENFLLRVLQTIAQGTGGSKD, translated from the coding sequence atggcggccagtgGCGTTTCTTTGGTCGCTGGGAAAACACAAAACTGGGGCTTTGTTGAGACGAAAACACTCATCTGTCTTTGGGCAGAAGAAGATATTCAACGCCAGCTCGCATCCATGGGTcgtaagaaaaacatttgggaaGGCATAGCCATGAAACTTCAAGAAAGCGGCTACAGTCGAAGCGGCGACCAATGCAAGACCAGGATGCACAACTTGCAGCAGAAATACAAGAAGGTTAAAACACTCAACAATACCTCGGGTCAAGGAAAAAACTCTTTTCCTTTCTATGAGGAAATAGATAAAGTGCTCGGTCACAAACCCAGTATAAATCCACTGTCAACACTGTCGTCAGCTGCGGGTGGATCGTCAAGCAGTAGTGACAACACGTTGGATGCACTGGAAACCGAATCTGTGTTGTCGAGTGTCGACGGCTTGGATGAGGAGAATTTTTTGTGTGAGGATGTTACTGCAGAAGACGTCTCTGTCAACATAAGCGAGGACGACGATGCACCTACCCCACTTACTTCTCAAAAGAAGTCAGAACCAGAGGAAAAGTCGAAGAACAAAGCagacaagaaaagaaaacagccaaagtcaacatctgctgacagaaaaagaaaacagccgAAGTCAACATCTGCTGACAAAATGGAAAGTTTCATggggaaattttttgaaatccaGCAAGAGTCCGAGAGACGATTTCTGGAGTCTGAAGAACGAAGAAGTAAACAAGAAGCCGagcaagaagagaaaagacGACGGTTCGAAGCAGAACAGGATGAGAAACAAGAAAACTTTCTTCTGCGTGTTTTACAAACCATTGCACAAGGCACCGGTGGCAGCAAAGATTAA
- the LOC138034156 gene encoding uncharacterized protein, translating to MLQTDVPLSMPAAVCVASDDLLLCADDGHRVVYQIQLERNGVTINGKLRKLIGYPEGIYRLESLTLSDSSVVYFAAAKSPHCNGGLYCFDIESSEVTNVLGNMTDNCREIKKVARFKETLVFTDVGGRQVKRYNPTTKEVETLAGDGCEGAQDETEKSCSFVQVHGVCSVSDSVFTTDAAAGKIKLLTGLSGTTDFLKHLGILYDTFGITCKAATSQPITPEQVIQNLNTVDGYIKATVMNVKETNNLKENSTTNGPQGTVSQKTQTSIELLLNGVKSLVSKVTVLNPSYKDTIDWKTLLTTIVENLHAVSHFKHETFDVLQYATDFGTISKESLKRITKWGAKYFTHPSSYYPVPQTGMAFKDIQYMTPLPPDELSKREEETMKDWVENYRPVRQRTVRSETTKDKAGALPPAVYSNSNTDVTTRVSFQADQVEETPAVSSDMPSAVTDVPVLNFVSDATVPQLTLASTADYNQVEEYESDSDDSDNDVDIDSEELVIGKPVMTRSGRQVRVWTRFDV from the coding sequence ATGTTGCAAACTGACGTGCCGCTTTCGATGCCTGCAGCTGTGTGTGTGGCCAGCGACGACTTGTTACTGTGTGCTGATGATGGTCACCGAGTTGTTTATCAGATTCAGCTGGAACGGAATGGGGTTACAATAAACGGAAAATTACGGAAACTAATAGGCTATCCAGAGGGCATTTATCGCTTGGAGTCGCTTACACTGTCTGATTCTTCAGTTGTGTACTTCGCTGCGGCAAAAAGTCCCCATTGTAACGGTGGCCTGTACTGTTTTGACATTGAATCCAGCGAGGTAACAAATGTGCTTGGAAACATGACTGACAACTGCAGAGAGATCAAGAAAGTAGCAAGATTCAAGGAAACACTAGTTTTTACAGATGTTGGGGGTCGACAAGTAAAGCGGTACAATCCAACGACCAAGGAAGTCGAAACTCTTGCTGGAGATGGTTGCGAAGGAGCGCAAGACGAGACTGAAAAAAGCTGCAGCTTCGTTCAAGTGCACGGCGTATGCAGTGTTTCAGATTCAGTTTTTACAACGGATGCCGCGGCAGGGAAAATCAAGCTTTTGACGGGTTTGTCAGGAACAACCGACTTTTTAAAACACCTTGGCATTCTTTATGACACATTTGGTATTACTTGCAAAGCTGCTACCTCTCAGCCAATTACGCCAGAGCAGGTCATTCAGAATCTGAACACAGTAGATGGGTACATCAAAGCTACAGTCATGAATGTCAAGGAAACCAACAACCTCAAGGAGAACTCAACAACGAACGGTCCTCAAGGAACAGTGTCCCAGAAAACACAAACCTCTATTGAGCTTCTACTGAATGGTGTGAAGAGCCTTGTGAGCAAAGTAACAGTTCTTAATCCAAGCTACAAAGATACTATCGACTGGAAAACATTACTAACCACAATAGTAGAGAATTTACACGCCGTTTCGCATTTTAAACATGAGACATTTGATGTTCTTCAATATGCCACAGACTTTGGCACCATATCAAAGGAGTCGTTGAAGCGAATTACGAAGTGGGGGGCGAAATACTTCACGCATCCATCTTCATACTACCCAGTGCCACAGACTGGGATGGCGTTCAAGGATATACAGTACATGACACCACTTCCTCCTGACGAGCTTtcaaaaagagaggaagagacAATGAAAGATTGGGTGGAGAACTACCGTCCTGTTCGTCAGAGAACCGTGAGGAGTGAGACAACAAAAGATAAAGCAGGAGCTCTTCCCCCGGCAGTATATTCCAATTCAAATACTGATGTCACTACAAGGGTCTCCTTTCAAGCTGACCAAGTTGAAGAAACGCCCGCTGTCTCCTCTGATATGCCCTCTGCTGTCACCGATGTGCCTGTGTTGAACTTTGTAAGTGATGCTACTGTACCACAGCTAACGCTCGCGTCAACTGCAGATTATAACCAGGTGGAGGAGTACGAGAGCGATTCCGATGACAGTGACAATGATGTCGATATTGATTCCGAAGAACTGGTCATTGGAAAGCCAGTGATGACAAGATCTGGGAGACAAGTCAGGGTCTGGACAAGGTTTGACGTTTAG